The sequence TGGTAGAAAATGGAGTAGGAAGAATTCTTGTAGGGCCACCCCCAAGAAAATTATACAGAGGTCAGAATTTTGCTATGAAATTTGATGTTCAGCAAGGATTGGTTAATTATTTCTTACCAGATCTGAAATTGCCTAACGGAGCTATGGTTGAAGGTGAATATGATGGAGATTCAAATAATCTGATCCTAAATCTTGATGCAACTGCTCTGAAATATATTATGACCAAAGAAGAGGATATTACCGAGGCTGATAAAGCGTTAGCTTCTTCTAATCCTGACTATCAGGTCAACAACAGAAAGAACCTCAGCAGAGACAGTGCTATGGTAGACAGTGTTAAAGTGAGGATCAATACTGCGAACCTTGCTCAACAGGTGTATGCAAGAATCAATAGATTAGAATACAATAAAAATATCATTAAGGATTTTGAGCTTAAAGGGAACAACGAAAACGGAAATACCCTTCATCTTGCGACGGTGTTCAAGCATGGAAGCCCAGATGATGAAATTAATGAAAAGCTTAAGGAATATGCTATTAATGTAGATCAATCTACAGATGCAGCAGGTGATTATGTCTTTAGATTCGAACCTACGGAAGTTAAATTTAATGAAGTATCGTGGGCTATTGATACCAGTCCTGAGCTGAATCATTCCATTACTTACAGAAAGAATACCGGAGATTTTGATATCAGGAACCTTAGGGTTTATTCCGATAAAAGCGCATTGTTTATCAAAGAAGCCCAATTTAAATCTATTAAAGATTTCTATGTAGATGCTGATATCACTGATTTCTCAATAGAAAAACTGCTGGAAATGCAGTCCGGAGGTAATAGCATGGATATAAAAGGTCTGGCGAACGGAAGTGTAAAGATCAAGATGGATAAAAACACTTTACAGCCTTTGGTAGATCTTACTGTAGATGATATTAAAATGAACGGGAATGATATGGGAGATATTTCCATTTCAGCTACTAATGGATTCTCTCTGAATGTTTATGATATTGATGTAAAGGTTCATTCTGCAGGAGTATTAGGAAATAACAGTTTAAATCTTACAGGTACTGTTAATAACAATACAGCTTCTCCGGATATTGATCTTACGGCAGAAATGCGTGATTTTGATCTTTCATTTACTCAGCAATTCGTTCAGACTATTTTTGGAAATCTAAGAGGAAAAGCAACAGGTGATCTTAAGATTAACGGAAAGCTTAATAATCTTGATTATAGTGGTGATATTGCTTTAAAAGACTTCGGGTTGAAACTTCTGTTTACAGGGGTAGACTATTCATTTGATGATAATGTGATTCAATTAAGTAAAGGGCTTGCCATTCTCAACAATATTGAAGTGCATGACGGAAGATCCAATTCCAAAGGAAATATTTCCGGGGCGATTCGATTTGAAACACTTTCTTCAATGGGGATTGACCTGATCATGAGGGCAGATAACCTTTTGGTACTAAACTCTACCCAGAAAGATTCTGACCTGTTTTGGGGAAGAGTTTACGGACAGGGTGATTTGTACGTATCTGGTCCTGTATCTGGTTTAAGCATAAATACCCCAAATATGAAAGCGCTTAACGGAAGTACTTTCACTTTTAATTCAGCTTCCACTTCAAATGTTGAAGAGTTCAAGATGCTGAGATTCCTGAAAGAAGGAAAAGACGGATTGGTAACACTGGAAGATAAGAAAAAGACCGGTGCCAATATGAATATTGATTTCAATTTGGCGGTAGATAAAGGAACAACAGTAAATGTACTCATTGGAGATGATGTAGGAAACATTACTGTAAAAGGAGCAGCAGATCCGCTGAGATTCCACATGAACAGACAGGGGAATATTGCGATGAGTGGTACTTATAAGGTAGATAATGGAACATTTGTTTCTAAAGCAATTCTTAACAAAACCTTCCAGATTCAAAAAAACAGCAGCATCAGATGGGATGGTGATGCAATGAAACCGGCATTGGATATTACAGCCAATTATGTAAGAATGGTCTCCAATGCAGGAGAATATCTGAGTATGGGGAAACTACAGCCTATAAGTATCTTATTACAGGCTAATATTACTGAATCTCTTATAGATCCTAAAGTAGAATTGAATGTGACAGCGATGGATGTATCCAGCCAGGTGAGAGAAACTTTAGCCGCCAAAATGAGCCAGGAAGGAGAAAAAGTACTCCAGTTTGGTTCAGTTCTTCTATTAAGTACCTTCAATGTATCAAATACCGGTGGAGTAGATGTTAATGTAGGAAATGTAGCTGAATCTTCAGGATATAACATGCTTCTGAAACAGCTTGGTTCAGTTCTTAATACAATGAGTAATGAATTCCAAATTGACCTGAATTATGTAAAAGGTGATCAGAATTCCAATATTGGAGACCGAGCAAATGCAGGGGTCAGTGTTGCTCTTTCACCTAGGGTGAATATTAAGACCGGATTGGGAATTCCATTATCCAAAACCGAAGCAAGTACTACCGGCGGACAGAACAATTATCTTTCAGGAGAAGGTTCTATAGAGTATGATTTATCTAAAAAAAATGACGGTACTTTAGTGGTAAGAGGGTATTCTAAGCCTACTAATATTGGTATGATTAGTACAAACGGAACTGCTAATCAAGCCTATGGAGTAGGGGTGATGTGGAGTAAAAGCTTCAATTCTTTGTTTAAAAAGAAGAAAAAAGATAAAAAAGCACCCGCCGAGAAAACGGAAATAAAAACAGATTCTACAAAATCAAATGCTAAATAATCGGAATATTTTAATGATTTTTATCATCCGTGTTAATTATTGTTAATGTTTGATATATTTTTTTTAGTTAAATTATTTTTCGTAAATTTGCAAAAAATACATAGATTTTTTAAAGAAATTGTAATTTAACTAATATGAACTATCAACTGGACGAAATAGACAAGAAGATTCTTGATTTCTTAGTAGAAAACACAAGAATGCCTTTTACAGAGATTGCTAAGCAGATGGACGTTTCTGCTGGAACAATTCACGTAAGAGTGAAAAAGATGGAAGATGCAGGTATTATTTTGGGATCATCTCTAAACATCGATTATGGTAAGCTGGACTATCATTTTACAGCTTTCATCGGAATCCTTTTGACAAAATCAAACCGTACTCAGGAAGTATTGAAAGAGTTGTCAACTATTCCTAACGTAATCGAGGCTAGCGTTATTTCTGGAAAATATAATATTTTCTGTAAAGTAAGAGCTAAGAATACGGATGATGCTAAGAGAATTATCTATCAGATTGACGACATTCAGGACGTAATGAGAACTGAAAGTATGATTTCTATGGAAGAATTCCTAAGTGATAAAAATAGACTGATCAACGCGATCTCTATTTAATTCAAATTTTAAGCGAATAACTATAAAAGAACTTATGAAATCTCTCATAAGTTCTTTATTTTTGTACCTATGGAAGAATACAGCTATTTTGACGAAGATCCGAAGAAAGGATGGGGATTTGTATTGGCATTTGCTGCCTTAATGTTGTTTACCGTAATGGGATTGGGAATAGATGTTGATGAATATCTTCAGCATGAATATCTAGATATTCCCAGATGGTATTTTTATGTTATCTTTTCAATTGATGCACTCATGATGATTGGCTTGGTGCTGATGTTCTTTTACAAAAAAGTAGGAATTATTATGTTCCCTACCTTATTAGTACTGCATTTCTTTATGCATAATTATTATTTGTCAACCTTCCTGTATACGGATGTTACCAATCTTTTCCTTTTTACAGGTTTTGGAATGTTGGCCATTATTCCAAAGTGGAAATTTTTTAAATAAGGATTTTATAAATTTCTTATTTCTATATAAAAAATGGCTTTTAAACATTGTTTAAAAGCTATTTTACTTTCTGGAGTTCATAATAGGAGATAGCCTTCTGCTTCAGTGGGTTTTTACTCCATTCTTTCCATTCATTAGTATAAGGATTATAGCCGCATTTTAAAGGTTTTGATATATCTGTGTTTTCTGAAGTATAATGTGATCGTTCAGTATAAGCCCTACAATCTGTACAGATGTACCTGAATTCGCAGTCTTTACAGCCTTCTATGCTGTCTTTAGTAATATTCCAGTATTTCCTGAATCCTGGTTGAGCTAAAGCTTCCTCAAGACTGGTGTTTTTAATCTTTCCAAAGCTTTCCGGCATTAAAGGGCAGTTCTTAATGTTGCCTTCAATATCTATGCTGATCTTTTTATGCAGACAAGAGTTGTGATTAATGGCTTCCAGAACTTTAGTAAGATTGGTATTGAAATATTTCATATCTACCTTTCCACAAGAGGATATTTTTAGGTATTCTTTAGTGAAATGCACGGTAAATTTAAACTCGTCTTTTACTCTGAAGGGGGAGTGAGGACAATGGTAAAAAACAATATTGTAGATTCTTTTAACTCTTTGACTGATATATTGAATGTAGTCTTTATCAATATTGTTATGATACAGAGCGTATATTTCAATTCCAACCAAAGAAGAATTATCAAATATACTTTCAATTTTCAGAAAATCATTAATAGAAATTTTTTCTCTGTAAAAGATCGTAATATATTTCACATCTAAATTTTCTACAGAAGATTTTATTTTGCTAAGAACGGAAATGTTTTTGAGTTCGATAAAAATGTTGGAGAGGGTATTACAGTCATTGTAATCATGCGAAAGTGCTGGAAAGTTCTTATCCCAACCATTTAGAGTAATAAAGCCATATTCTTTTTCCAGTAGAATGTCTAGGTATTGATGGATAATTATCTTAGAGCTTTTCTCATATTTTGAAAGTATTTTTTCTATGGAAAATGTGCTCAATTCTTGTATGAGATCATAAAATTCCAGAGGGTATAATTCTGAAGAATTTCTCTGGAGGTCTGAGATCAGTATTCTATTGGCTCCTTTTGTAATCAGGATATTACTAAATAAGTTGAAATATTTCATAGCAGTCTGGAGAATGGTTTACAAGGTTTTTCTTTGATATAAAAATCTGTTTGGTATTTTTTACATATCGAATAATAAACTGAATTGCTGTCAAGCTTAGCAGAATTCTTGGTTTTGAAGATCTCAATATATTTGAAGGTGAGCGGCAGTTTATTTTTTTCTTTGTATAAATTTTTCATAAGTATTCAGCTATTTTTCTTTCTAATTGGTAGTTACAAGTATTTGATAATCCTAAAAATTGCCCTATGGGATTTATTTCCAGAAAATAAAATTTGTTTTCTTTTTTGATAAAGTCTATTGAACCGCAGTTGAGATCTAAGAATTGCATCAACAGGTGGATTTTTTCTTCAATGGATTTGGGAAGCTGATATGGAACATTTCTATTAGGCTTTTTATTATTATACTTTCGAAAATCTATTTCTGTTTGTTTGTCATTTTGTGAGAAGATAGCCATGGACCAACATTTTCCATCCAGATAAAAAGTTCTGATTTCAAAATCTTTTTCAATTTTTTCCTGAAAAAAAGTAATAAAAAAATCATTTTTTTCATGTTTTTCTACAATTGAGGTATACATAAAACCGCCGGAATCTTTTTTTATTTCATCCAAGATTACATTACCACCTATAGTTTTTACTATCATTTGATTAATCTCTACTTCATCGGTATTTTCAGCGAGAAAATATTCAGGAACCTCAAAACCTAACTCCTTGGCTTTTTCAAGCACAATAAGTTTGTTAATGTGGCATGTACTTTCTTTGTTTATATGTTTTTTTGATTCAAGAGTCATTCTAACATAATCTTCGAGCCAGTGCTGTGTTTCGTTCATATCAAGGTTTATTGAAACATTAGTATACTTTAAGCGTTTAAAATTTAATCTACCTCTTCTATACCATACGCTGTTAATTTCGTCGAGAAAAAAATGATTGTTGAGACTTTGTAAGAATATCCTTTTTTTTTGTGTTCTGATTTCAAATATCTCATCTTCATTAATACGAATAAATTTTTTCTTCATAATAACCAGATACCGGATAACTTCAGTTGTGGTAATTTCATTATTCTGGGAAATGATCAATATCATATGTGATTTTTATTATAATAGATTTTATTTTGAGGGCTGCTGGTTATTGTGTTTTTTGAAAATCTTTTGTAATGTTAGCAGATTGTTTAAGACTTGGAAAACCTATTGTTTTGCGGTTACGATTTATCCTTGCAGAATCAGATGCGTTAAAATCTGGTGTAGAGTAGTGTAAGAATATGCCATATTGAGTTTCTAGGTTATTAATATACTGATGTTTGTCAATCATTTCTATGTAATCTCTGGGAGTGCATTCACCGGACTGTACATATTCTAATAGTTTTGTCTTAAAGTATTCATAATGTTCATAACCTGCCATATGGTTGAGAAGTACGCCCATGGGCATAAAGGTTTCGTTATTGCCATAAAGACCAATTTTCTGAATTGACGGAAAACCATATATTTTTAAAGTCCATAATAATAGATTTGCATTTTTCACGTCGTTTACACTAATGATTGCACCAATACGATCATTATATTGATCTCTTTTAAATGCAGTACTGAAAGAATCTACTAATCCTTTATTAAGGCTTTTTTTCCACAGTACAATTTCCTGTTCTACCCGAGTGCTATCAATTCCATACTTTTTATACAGTTTGAAAAAATCTGAATCTACTCTTTTATATTTCCAATAAGGAGCAACTTGTACTATAAGCCTATAAAGACTTCTTTTTCCGCCAAAGCTTTTATTGAATTTATCAGAAAGTTTAATATAAGTTTCATATTCCTTAAGCCTGTCATTTTGTTGGGCCGAAGGATATTTTCTAAATAATTTTTTATACTGTTTAATGGTTGATAGGGTATCTTTATTTACTCTAAAACTGCTATCAATTGCATATACTTTATGGTAATAATTGATATAATTCACTTTTCTACTCCGGCAAGAAAAGAATAATAAGACACCAAGTAGTATAAAAGTATTTCTTATATAATTCATACTCCTATGTATTTTGACCGAATTTTTTATGTTTATTGCCTGTTAATCTGTCGAAACAATGGAGGGAGGTTCTCCCTCCATATATTAATTAATCTATTTCTAATGTTGCAACGTGCTGCCCGTCATTATACATTTTCGTATCACCAGTATTACCAGGATTTCCATTTGGTCCAGTTTCTGAAGTGGTTCTCACATTTGTTCCTCCTCCAAAAATAATTTTTGAATTACTCAACTTTTTGTTTTCCAAAGAAGAGAAATTTCTCTTCATTCCAATTAATTTTTTCATTTTTGATTGTTTTTTTTGGTTGTTAAATAAAATGTTTGTCATACAACCCCTGACATTGGGTGGTTTATTCTACTATTCAATTTGTACTGTACACATACAACTTAAATACAGAATATGTATCAACGTCGATATTTCAAAACTATAAATAATTAGATCACTTTAAGGTGATAATATTTGTAATTTACTTGTAGATTTTAAGATGGATTTCCGTAATGTGTACAGTAATTAAAGCCTTTGTACATATTTATACCATTAAATTTGAGAATGATTTAATGGTATTGTGGAAAATCAAAAAATAGTATAAAGTATTGTTTGATAAGGAAAAAAAGAAACCCAAAAAAGGAGAGTTAAAAAAAGTATTATTTTTTATTGTACATACATCGTATCCTCATACAATATGTATCGAATTTACATAAAGCTGTCCAAATAGGATATGGAAACTCGAAAAATGAGAGTAAAACTTTCATGGAATGGAACCGATAATGAGATGCCTCCTTTTTGTATCAATTCAATAGATGAAAAAAGCAAGGAAATGAAGCAAGGATACTGATGATCTTGAAATGAAGACAAGGGTTGTTGCCGGACCCTTACAACAGTTTCTAGACTGATAAGCTAATAGCTCCAGATCTGTTATGATGAACATTATTAATTTCTATCCGAGATTGTTATGTAAAAAGACTAGCCATAATCATGAAACTGGCTAGACCTTTTATAAATATAATACCTTGATTTAACAAGATAAAGGTAATTTTACCGCCCATTAAAAAAAGGAAATGAAGTAAAATAAATAATTGTCTCAGGCAGATCTTATTATAATAATAAGCTGATGATCTATTCTTATTTCTATTCATAATACTTCAATATTCTAAAAAAACTGTAGAACACTATTAATCCTAATCAGATTAATCTCAATAACAACTAAACCAAATATATATAAATAACTTATTATGAATTCGTATAAATTTTACAAACAGGAAGGGAACCAATATATTTTTAAAAATCAACCGGTTTTCGTATCTGTTTTATGTCTTTTCTTTTTAATAATAGCAGGATTGATCTTTAAAGATGTAAGAACCCTCAGCCTTATTCTTATTGCATTGGTGATACTTATCGCTATCAACTTTTTTACCAAAAAGTTTGTTATTGATATGGACCGAAAGACCATTACTGGTAAGCATACTATTTTTGTTCCGGCGCGGACTTATGATATAAAAGATTTTACCAATTTCCATGTTTTGGCCACAAAATATATGGGTTTTATTACCACCAATGTAGTGTTGTCTATTTACTTTGAAGTTGACGGAAAAGAGAAACATTTGACCATCGGACAAGCTTTAACACAAAAAGGAATACAAAAGATGGTAAATGAAACAGAAGACATTATGAAAATTAATGAGCAAAACCATGCAGGTAACAGATCGCTATAGATTTGAAGAGAATGGAAGTGAAATAAGCATTATGCCCAATTACAGCTTCCTTCGTACTTTAATTTGTTGGCTGACATTGGGAATTATTGCTCTTTTCGTAATGATTTATTACTTTATGGATAACATGTCTGCCGATCAATTTAAAATTGCCCTGGTGATATGGAGTATTTATATGATCTATTTTCTTTTTGATCTGTTTTTCAGAGTTCCTGTAAAATATATTTTTGATAAATCTGAGAAGTGTATTTATAGAAAATTGATTTTCTCCAAAAAGATCATGACTTTTGATGAAATGACCTATTTTATCAATGATGAAACAGGAGGATATTACTATTCCATCGGAAAGAAACGCAATCAGTTTGTGAAAAACTACAGAATCAGCAATTACTTTTCAGGCTCAAAAGCTTCTGACAGAAGACAAGAGGAGTATATCACAGAAATATTATGCCCAATCCTTATAGCGGCGGGAATTCCTTTGAATCAGACGGAATCATAAAAACAAAAAACAAGTAGGGTAAAAGCTACAACCATGACAACTATAAGTATAATCATTCTCCTTCAGTGGAGGGGTGGAGAAAATTCAAAGAATTTTTGACGGGGTGGCTAAAACATTGTACAAAACTCCAACATTGAATCGTGATTCAATAAAAGACTGCGGGCTGTTTCAAAGAAACAGCCTGCAGTTATTATAGTAAATGCTAATCATTAGTTAGCCAAAATTCTCTTTACAGCTTCTTTTACAGCTTCAGCATCAATCTTATACTTCTTCATCAATTCAGCAGGTGTTGCAGACTCTCCGAAAGTATCGTTTACCGCAACAAATTCCTGTCTTGTAGGTCTTTTTCTTGCAAGCATTCCCGCAACAGATTCACCTAAACCACCAAGATAGTTATGTTCTTCAGCAGTTACAATCTTACCTGTTTTTTCAACAGATTTTAAGATGATTTCTTCGTCAAGAGGCTTAATGGTGTGGATATTGATTACCTCACAAGAAATACCTTCTTTTTCAAGTTCGTCAGCAGCTACAAGAGATTCCCATACAAGGTGACCTGTTGCAACAATCGTTACATCGGTACCTTCCTGAAGCATAATTCCTTTTCCGATTTCGAAAGGCATATCTTCAGGGATGAATACAGGAACAGTAGGTCTACCAAATCTTAAATATACAGGACCTTCAAAATCAGCAATAGCAAGAGTAGCTGCTTTTGTCTGGTTGTAGTCACATGGGTTGATTACAGTCATTCCCGGAAGCATTTTCATCATCCCGATATCTTCCAATACCTGGTGAGTAGCTCCATCTTCTCCTAGCGTAAGACCTGCGTGAGATGCACAGATTTTTACATTTTTCCCGGAGTAAGCAATAGATTGACGAATTTGGTCATATACTCTTGAAGTAGAGAAGTTTGCGAAAGTTCCTGTGAAAGGAATTTTCCCTGTGATACTAAGACCTGCAGCAATACCCATCATGTTAGCTTCTGCAATACCTACCTGAATAAATCTTTCAGGAGCCTTCTCAATGAACTTCTCCATTTTCAAAGATCCGATAAGGTCTGCACAAAGTGCTACTACATTAGGGTTTTTGTCAGCAAGCTCAGCTAATCCGGCTCCGAATCCTGAACGTGTGTCCTTTTTTTCTGTATATGTATATTTCATTTTTATTTTTATTAATCGAGAGTTTAACTGATGGTTAGATGTTAGTAGTCAGCAGGAGCTTCTAAATACAATTGTTTGAATGCCGTTTCCAATTGCTCATCATTAGGAGCTTTACCATGCCAAGCGTGAGATCCCATCATGTAATCTACTCCAGAACCCATTTCTGTATGAAGCATGATCGCTACAGGTTTTCCTTTTCCAGTTTCAGCTTTTGCTCTTTCAAGAATACCGATGACAGCTTCAAGATCATTACCGTTCTTTTCTTCTAAAACGATCCAACCGAAAGCTTCAAGTTTAGCATGAAGATTTCCAAGGCTTAATACATCATCTGTATCACCGTCAATCTGACGTCCGTTGTAGTCGATAGTAGAAATAATGTTATCTACTTTTTTAGCAGCAGCAAACATCAGTGCTTCCCAGATCTGACCTTCCTGAAGTTCACCATCCCCGTGAAGAGTGTAAACAAGAGACTGATCTCCGTCCATTTTTTTACCTAGAGCAGCTCCTAACGCTACAGAAAGACCTTGTCCTAAAGAACCTGAAGCAATTCTGATTCCTGGAAGACCTTCGTGAGTAGTTGGGTGCCCCTGTAATCTTGAATCCAGTTTTCTGAAAGTCTTTAATTCTTCTACCGGGAAGAAATTGAATCTTGCCAAAGTAGAGTAGAAGACAGGAGAAATGTGTCCGTTAGATAAATAAAAATGATCTTCATTTTTGCCTTCCATCGTAAAAGGAAGATGATAGTTCATTACCTTTCCGTAAAGTGCTGTAAAGTACTCTGTACAGCCCAAGCTCCCTCCCGGGTGTCCTGAATTTACAGCGTGAACCATTCTTAAAATGTCTCTTCTGATCTGTGTAGTAAGAGATTTCAACTCTTCGATACTTTTACTCATTATATCTGATTTATTTGCACGCAAATTTACAATTTTTTACCGGCTTACGGAAATGCAAAAATCCGGATATGAAAACCCGGATTTTGATTGATTTGAATATCTTCAAGCTTTTAACAGCCTTCGTTGATATAAACTGTAATTTCTGTAACAATATTATTAACAAATTTAAATGTTAACTGGGTTCCGGCATCATAGTCCTCAATATTAAAGTATCCTGCATCTTTAATACGTTTGCCATTATCATCTACCTCCGGTCTAACACTGAATATTGGATAGTTCTT is a genomic window of Chryseobacterium nakagawai containing:
- a CDS encoding transketolase family protein, with protein sequence MKYTYTEKKDTRSGFGAGLAELADKNPNVVALCADLIGSLKMEKFIEKAPERFIQVGIAEANMMGIAAGLSITGKIPFTGTFANFSTSRVYDQIRQSIAYSGKNVKICASHAGLTLGEDGATHQVLEDIGMMKMLPGMTVINPCDYNQTKAATLAIADFEGPVYLRFGRPTVPVFIPEDMPFEIGKGIMLQEGTDVTIVATGHLVWESLVAADELEKEGISCEVINIHTIKPLDEEIILKSVEKTGKIVTAEEHNYLGGLGESVAGMLARKRPTRQEFVAVNDTFGESATPAELMKKYKIDAEAVKEAVKRILAN
- a CDS encoding grasp-with-spasm system A modified peptide, translating into MKKLIGMKRNFSSLENKKLSNSKIIFGGGTNVRTTSETGPNGNPGNTGDTKMYNDGQHVATLEID
- a CDS encoding Lrp/AsnC family transcriptional regulator; this translates as MNYQLDEIDKKILDFLVENTRMPFTEIAKQMDVSAGTIHVRVKKMEDAGIILGSSLNIDYGKLDYHFTAFIGILLTKSNRTQEVLKELSTIPNVIEASVISGKYNIFCKVRAKNTDDAKRIIYQIDDIQDVMRTESMISMEEFLSDKNRLINAISI
- the gwsS gene encoding grasp-with-spasm system SPASM domain peptide maturase; the encoded protein is MKYFNLFSNILITKGANRILISDLQRNSSELYPLEFYDLIQELSTFSIEKILSKYEKSSKIIIHQYLDILLEKEYGFITLNGWDKNFPALSHDYNDCNTLSNIFIELKNISVLSKIKSSVENLDVKYITIFYREKISINDFLKIESIFDNSSLVGIEIYALYHNNIDKDYIQYISQRVKRIYNIVFYHCPHSPFRVKDEFKFTVHFTKEYLKISSCGKVDMKYFNTNLTKVLEAINHNSCLHKKISIDIEGNIKNCPLMPESFGKIKNTSLEEALAQPGFRKYWNITKDSIEGCKDCEFRYICTDCRAYTERSHYTSENTDISKPLKCGYNPYTNEWKEWSKNPLKQKAISYYELQKVK
- a CDS encoding transketolase, whose product is MMSKSIEELKSLTTQIRRDILRMVHAVNSGHPGGSLGCTEYFTALYGKVMNYHLPFTMEGKNEDHFYLSNGHISPVFYSTLARFNFFPVEELKTFRKLDSRLQGHPTTHEGLPGIRIASGSLGQGLSVALGAALGKKMDGDQSLVYTLHGDGELQEGQIWEALMFAAAKKVDNIISTIDYNGRQIDGDTDDVLSLGNLHAKLEAFGWIVLEEKNGNDLEAVIGILERAKAETGKGKPVAIMLHTEMGSGVDYMMGSHAWHGKAPNDEQLETAFKQLYLEAPADY
- a CDS encoding translocation/assembly module TamB domain-containing protein, which produces MAKLENNNENENKKSVAENLGDQVQKTVENVEGKVRETVKEASELASDAINHPVETAEEFGKQAIKDVTSYTWWAKLLLILFWLGIFLVGGILITINLPVTKQWAADQALKLVNNDFKSGFSTESVDVNYFGDVTIKGLKVKDYKGLDFIQAREFRADSDWISLAANAISGKSNSLSFNSLTLVNAEIKVITYKGDSISNFVRFTELFDDGKKRDPKKPPFQLNSRVQIIDSKVSIVNENSEGDHGKWLTATKFNLKAPNVKVVGPNITALINNMSFVTSRWGKSHIVDTFSTELSLTKQFLSLKDLTLNTDHTLLQGDIKFNLHDGSWADFADKVRWDMNINQGSQVSGYDIRYFVTNWDNIKPFNLSGKMTGPLNKFHLENFLIRNPDVNIATKTMKVDNLLNGHFSIETKDLSTDFTYKDLKAMMPTFISSKMKNFADDFGKLKYNGTAKVNPDQIYVDNGNLMTGIGQAKISKLSLTGYSTAMPKYSGRLEVKDLNTSVITKNKSVGLISGNFDLNGQSFDVNTMRLTTKSQITSIEIMDKVINNLYLDGLLDHKKYNGLITVNDEQAKATIKGLIDFSTSKIAMDVNADVTLLNMNYFTNKPGSQIVSGQVEGKMSMSSINDLTLDVNANNLHFATATQKYDIPTAKLKTFIEAGGRVIDVDAPGAANGKISGKYNLADLVGMVENGVGRILVGPPPRKLYRGQNFAMKFDVQQGLVNYFLPDLKLPNGAMVEGEYDGDSNNLILNLDATALKYIMTKEEDITEADKALASSNPDYQVNNRKNLSRDSAMVDSVKVRINTANLAQQVYARINRLEYNKNIIKDFELKGNNENGNTLHLATVFKHGSPDDEINEKLKEYAINVDQSTDAAGDYVFRFEPTEVKFNEVSWAIDTSPELNHSITYRKNTGDFDIRNLRVYSDKSALFIKEAQFKSIKDFYVDADITDFSIEKLLEMQSGGNSMDIKGLANGSVKIKMDKNTLQPLVDLTVDDIKMNGNDMGDISISATNGFSLNVYDIDVKVHSAGVLGNNSLNLTGTVNNNTASPDIDLTAEMRDFDLSFTQQFVQTIFGNLRGKATGDLKINGKLNNLDYSGDIALKDFGLKLLFTGVDYSFDDNVIQLSKGLAILNNIEVHDGRSNSKGNISGAIRFETLSSMGIDLIMRADNLLVLNSTQKDSDLFWGRVYGQGDLYVSGPVSGLSINTPNMKALNGSTFTFNSASTSNVEEFKMLRFLKEGKDGLVTLEDKKKTGANMNIDFNLAVDKGTTVNVLIGDDVGNITVKGAADPLRFHMNRQGNIAMSGTYKVDNGTFVSKAILNKTFQIQKNSSIRWDGDAMKPALDITANYVRMVSNAGEYLSMGKLQPISILLQANITESLIDPKVELNVTAMDVSSQVRETLAAKMSQEGEKVLQFGSVLLLSTFNVSNTGGVDVNVGNVAESSGYNMLLKQLGSVLNTMSNEFQIDLNYVKGDQNSNIGDRANAGVSVALSPRVNIKTGLGIPLSKTEASTTGGQNNYLSGEGSIEYDLSKKNDGTLVVRGYSKPTNIGMISTNGTANQAYGVGVMWSKSFNSLFKKKKKDKKAPAEKTEIKTDSTKSNAK
- the gwsG gene encoding grasp-with-spasm system ATP-grasp peptide maturase, whose translation is MILIISQNNEITTTEVIRYLVIMKKKFIRINEDEIFEIRTQKKRIFLQSLNNHFFLDEINSVWYRRGRLNFKRLKYTNVSINLDMNETQHWLEDYVRMTLESKKHINKESTCHINKLIVLEKAKELGFEVPEYFLAENTDEVEINQMIVKTIGGNVILDEIKKDSGGFMYTSIVEKHEKNDFFITFFQEKIEKDFEIRTFYLDGKCWSMAIFSQNDKQTEIDFRKYNNKKPNRNVPYQLPKSIEEKIHLLMQFLDLNCGSIDFIKKENKFYFLEINPIGQFLGLSNTCNYQLERKIAEYL